The sequence CGAGTGGGAGCAGCACGCAGCCGAAGAAGTTGAAGTAGACCATGTAGCTCATGGTGACCACGTTCTCGAAGAGGCACGAGATGAAGCAGCCGTCGTGCTCTGTCCCAGGCTCGGTCCCTGTCTCGTTGGTGCCGTTGGGACAGCCACTCATGGCTTTATTCCAGCCCATCAGTGGGGTCAGTCCAATCGCAAAGGACAGGAGCCACAGCACAGCGATGAGGCCCCTCGCCCGCTTGCCGGTCACCAGGCTGTTGTACCTGCAGTCCCCGGGACAAAAGCACAATAAATGTTATATAAATGAGCACTGCTGACTTCCCTGCAGTTAAAGCCATCAGTGTTTTGGTTAAGGAGACAAAagccacacccacacccacgcGGGGGCCTCACCTCTGTGATCACCCGAGGGGGAAAACTCTCACCTGTGCTCTCCACCCACACAACGTGATTTGGGGAGGTGACTCATTTACTGTTCCAGAGAGGCGCCAGGCACTGCCCCAGCCCGCAAACCCCCTgcaaggggagggaaaggaCTTGGAGGCTTAAAAAAAGCTCCATCATTGCGTGATCCTAAACCACCAACTGCTGGGAGGGCACGGACAGGGAGGCTCCCTCTGACTGATGCTCTCTGGCTCtgagcagccactgctgggcacgctggggcagctgctgggccaGTTCCTGGGCTGACCCCGTCCAGCTGGGGCAATGCTGGTGCTCAGTTCTACGTTGCAGTCCCACATGGGTTATGAAGAAGCTCTGCTGTGGCCCAGGGACAAGTTGGTGCAGTGCTGAGCCTGGTGCTGCCCCACACCTTCCGCACCCCGTGGACTGAGTCCCTTCATGgcccctccagccctcagaCGCTCAGAGACACAACCAGAGCTGGAACCTAAAGCAGCAAAAGTCAGAAGTCTGGTTTGGGTGCAACTCAAATCAAAGCATCAGTCGGATCCCTGTCTGGAGATAGGAAGAACCAGCGAGTGCCAGAAGACAACATGAGAAACCCATTCTTGTCCTCTGCACAGCCAGTCAGAGTCTGCTGGCTGACACACGTCCCCTCCTTCCCACACCCTCTCTCCGTGCTTGTTTACTCTGGcttggctgccctgctcctcctgtcCTAAGAACGtttgttctgattttcttcCGGCCCGTGAGGCAGGGGAGGGTTTTATTcccacagaactgcagctgtgcctgtgaATCACTGCGTGAGCTgagcctcctgctcctgcaaggacaggaggggacagtggGAGTCTGCCAGCACCAactgggggctgggggagccctcGGCTCCTTCTTCAGGCatgagctgggctggctgggaggctgcaggagcagcagccacatttAGGCACTGCTGAACTTTGGGCACAGTCCATGGGTTGGTGTCTGAAGGGTAGATCCAGCCACTGAAGGGCTCCTCctgcatttttctctcattaCTGCTAAGTTTCAATACTTCAGAAGATGAGAAGTTCTCAAACAGGGCATCAGTGAGGCCAAGCCTGTTGGGTTTGAGACCCTGCATTAAGTTTTCAGTAGCTGGAGCTGGTCTGGGGTTGTGGGACCTGAAATCATTGAGATTTGAGCAAGTTGACAGAAATCCAATCTCTTGGCAAAGTCTGAGTCGAGCTACAGCACTGGCCAAGCTcagtcagtgctgcagaggcaccaggagctgctgctgcccctcagCTCTGCACGTGGAAAGGGAAAACTGCAGCTCCGTGGCTCCTGCTTGCCCTGCTTAGAGAATCTCTCCGGGTGCTCCATCCCAAAAAGTGCCATGGTGAGACTGGAAAATGCCAAAGGGCCCATTgttcagaaacagaaactgaaggaGTGGAGGGTTCTGTGTgctcaggagcaggaggagctgctgtggccatGCTGAGGTCCCAGGCTGGTGACATTCAGTGCTGCCTCTTGCTGAAAACATTTGACCCTGAATGTCTTCTTCCATCTGCTCTTCTCCTGAACTCTTCTGCAAAGATAAGGCTTGGCTTGAAGGTTTACAAGACCAGTCAAGAAGCCACTCCTAATGTTCCAGTGGCTGTACTGGTGGCCTGTTTATTTTAGAGCTGCTCgctcttcccagcactcccagtggagctgcagctgggatcGTGGCACGTGCGTTTTTACAGCGTCTGAGAGAAGATGTAAAAACATTCTGGGCTCTCAGTCTGCAAGAGCCAGAGCTGAGCCATGGGGAGGGCTGGAGAGGGTTGTTCACCAAGTGCCCTGCTCAGATCAGCTCTTTATTTCCCCAGGATTTGCATTGCAAATCCCTCCCACCCTCTCTCCATTCAGCTGGTGGCCGGTGCTGATGGATGGTCATTGCTGTGGCCAGCCAGAAGAGCCCAGGGTGAAATTTGGAATAGCCTGATGTCCTAGAAGTGTTCATTAATTACCTTGTTATTACCTTAAAACACTTATTTGGTGGGACTGTCTGTATTGCCCTTAAGTGAACACAggttaagcacatgcttaaaaaaagaaatgaatgaCAGTGACCAGATCCAGGTATGAAAGTCTCACAAGCTCTTCCCTAAGCTCTGTAAAACAGGGTCAGACAGTGAGGAACCGGCAGATTTTCACAGCTCAGAATTCTGCAGCAAAACCCTCCTTCATTCTCTTTTAGGTTTAATATTattaggcaaaaaaaacccctattaaAGTAAATTTACTCACCTAAGTCTGCTCAACTAATGTATAACAAATATTGAATCACCTCTACGCTTCTGCCCGGAGGCATCAAATGTTGCTTTAATGTAAATAACGGCTGactattttaaaatgatttattGGGATTAAATAACCTGGCGATGCATTAGTTCCTCTTACACCACCGGTCAAGGTCTCTTTACTGGTGCAATCACCATGAAGGCTTTAATTACCCCAGCTCCCACCCTGTGGACACATGGGAGCCCCGATGCCACCACGGGGCGAGTCAGGTTCCTGTCCTGATGGATGGAGCTGTGCCTTGGCCACCGATGTCATGGGCACTGCAGGAGGACAGGGGCTTTAAGGAGCTCTTGCAGCGTCACCAtgggcagctggggctgtccccacTGTGCCCTCACCCAAACGGGCCACAAAGGCTCCAGCCAGGGCTCCACTGGGGCTGGACCAGGTGTCCCCTGTTCCTGGTGGCCTTCCCACAGCAGGCATCCCCCTCCAAACCCCAGCGTTGTCCTGGGAGAGCATCCCAGCAAACACCAGAAGAGCGAGCTCTGTTGGGGAGGCTCGCTGTGCtctccaggagctggcaggagggcgCTTGGGGTTTGGgctttctgcatttctgctgccatttcctggggctgggaagcAGCCAAGTGGcccaggctggtgctgagcacagctggcacagagcagagcccggCCTCTCCCGGGCAGGAGTTTGGCTCCCAAAGGCAGGAACTGAGTCATGTCCTGCATGTCCCTGGCATCTGCCACCAGCCCCTGCTGGACCCCGGGGAggccaccccagccctgctgcccctgaGCTCTGGAGAACAAGGAAAGCACAGCAGGAGAAATTCAGCGTTTGGGGTGATGGACTTGgggcagaaacagcagcagcctggaggaaaCGCTCTGGAATGGGGCTGTTATTGCcacattatttatttcagagagcagggatggaggagaatcctgcttgtccccaggcagcccAGAAAGATGGGCAGATCAAAGCCATGAGGTGCCACACAGCCCCTCGCCTGTCCAtcatgtccctgtgccacagcagaggctgcccaAGGACTTTGGGTTCTCCCACTGCCTCCAGAGCAGGATCAGTCTCTGATGAAAAATTTCGGAGCTTAAACTCCAAATTCACACATGGCTTGTGCTGAGGGAGCCGGGAACCagtgctccccagctccctccccacTCTGCCCCGTGCCCAGGCTGCTGgatgcagggagaggagcagatGGAGTTTGCAGAACTCAGATCAGGCAGATGCTCTGCTACAAACAAGCAGTgacattttatgtatttctattttaagtGTGAAGGGAAATACACAGACACCTCCATTCACAAGGggtgagagcagctctgctgccaagCATTGTGTTCTTGACACCTCCTCACAGCTGTACTTTGcatcttgctctttttttaaaatgtttttttagcTATAACAAAATAAAGCACCGTTGCTGCCTCCGAGCTCCGTGCACAGCCGCGGAATGGAGATCACACACCAGCTGAAATATCCTGGCAGGACATTTTAAATGAATCATAAATTGCACCTTAGGgaggagtggggaaaaaaaaaaaaaaagaaataaaaagaaaaagctgcactGTTTAACCAGGAAGGAGTTGGCGGCCGGAGATCTGATCAGTGGTAACGCTATCAGCCGGGGAAGGGGACATCTGCGAGTGTCCCTGTCCCGGGCAGACAAATCACTTCCTCCCGCATCTGTCCCTATTGTGCAGGGGACAGCGGCAGCGCTCCCGGCCTTCCGCTGGGCGGGcactgtccctctgtccctctgtcaccCCGCCAGCCCCGGCTCAGGTGAGCTCACGGGTCAGGAGGcaggaaaaacacacaaaacccgCCTGGGCTTCAcgcccagccctggggatgcCTCTCGGGTGGAGGGGAGCGTCCCCACCCCTGGGTCCCCGTATCCCCAGCCACGCCAGGTCCACAAGCCGGGACTAGTTTAAAACCGTGTCTGAGATGTTCTCACCCATGTGCTGACCCCTGCTGTGAGCCCTCCTTccccgggatggggacagagccgggacaggGGCAGCCCCCGGCTCCTGCCTCAGCCCGGTTcatccccgcagcccccgcaCAGGCGgcccctctgccctgtccctgccctgcccctgccctgcccctgctgtccccacaccgTCTGCGGACAGGGGACAGCCACGGGCCATCGGGTGTGTGGGAAGGAGGAACACAGGGGAGGTATAAAACCTACAAATGGCACACGGCTGGGTAATCTGGGGGATTAATAGGGGGACCTGCAGCTGAGGATGCTGCGAGGGACTCGCAGCCCTGCTCTTGGTGAACGCTGACAGGGCTGGCGAGGTGTGGGTGCCTCTCTCACGCCTCTCACAGCAGCCCCGAGGGATTTGCGTTTGAGATCTCGGTGCCTGTCGGCGTTCGCTCGCTCGGCAGGGTGAGAAAAAAGTGGCTGAAAGCTGAGCTCAGACACCGGGGGCGTGAGCGGGGCGGGCTGGGCCACCCCGGGCTGGAGCAAACGGAGGCCAACAGAGCCCCGGAgcacaggaaggaaatgagctcagccccctctccctgcacgCTGCTCTCACACTCCAGCATCCCCCGACATcctaacagcagcagctgccccaggacGTCCCTGTGCCGGCAGGAGGATGCGATACTGGTGTGATACTGGTGTGATACTGGTGTGCAATCAGTGTGATACTGGTGCTTTGTGCTCCACGATGTGTTTCTGAGTTCTAGAACTCAACCCCCCAGATCTCCACTCTCTAAGACCTGAGcccctcctcagcagcagcctccccCGGGGCTCTGCAGCCCCGCGTTATCAGCCTGCTGgggcctggggctgggaatTTTTGCCATTCCGAACCTCCCCGAGGGTCAGGCCTCGCTGAGTTAAAGGTGCCTGGCGGAGGTGAGATAGGGACTGGGATTCAGAGCCAGCTGTGCGGGTGTGATCCCAAACAGTGCTGACCGCtgcccctcccagtgccctgctcACTCCGATAACAGATAAGGGTGGGAGATGGCAGATCTCTGCTGGATCCCTCTTTCTGCAATGAAAGGGCTGCTAAATCCCTTCCCAAAGCTTCCAGACCGCTGCCTTcccaccccccagccccacccagctgctgctcacctgCCCTCACTGCAGAGCCCTGACCAACCTCCCCAGGGGCTGGGCGATCTGCCAGGGTCAGCACCGAGCCCATCGGAGCCTCATCCCAGCctattccagcagctccaggagcccATCCCgtcctctcctccctgcctgggcactgccaggctgcaCGGAGCTCCCAggcctgtgccagctgtgccactgcagcaCAAGGGGCACATCCATGGAAGGTTTGAGCAGTGGGAAGGGGGGATgtggccaagagctgctcctgcagggactGTGCTGTGTCCCTTGTCCAGGGTCCAGCAGCTCTGGTCACAGTGACACCAGTGCCCACATGGCCCTgaagggacacacacacagggacacatccCCACTGATGCACTCCCAGGTTATTTGTGGCTCATACCCAGGCCTGATGTCATCCATTGGATTAGGAGTTAATCCTCCCTTTGGATTGCACAGATTCCCTAAAccctgtcccttctccaagtCTGAGAGCTGGTGGGACGGGGACAGGACTGACACATCTGTAGGCACAGCTGGAGTCACTAATTCCTGGCATCTTGCAGATCAAGTACAGTAAGAGGAGTCCCCAAACCCCCACGTGGTCACTGCCTGGGGCAGCCCAGGGCCGGGGCAGAACACTCCTCAAAGACTCAGTTTTGTGGTCTGGTCTCACTGTTCTGACAAACAGCAAATTCATAAAAATCCCAAGCAGCAGCTCGATAATTAACAAAGCAAAAACTTGCAACTTTAAAACAGTTCCTGCCAAAACATTTCGGTTTCGTGTATTTTTTGCTGGGAGAGGTCAAAAGATCTTCTGGAGCAAAATCCTGCTGGAtttcaaaagctgctttttttttttacatcttaaAATTAACCTGTACTTTTACAGATTGAGCTGgccaaaatggaaaaaaactccTAAATCCGATCTAGATCTGGGTtctggctcagcctggagaacagtgCCCTCAGCCAACAGCCTGGAACCAACCCTGACATCCCTGATGCTCTCTGGCATCTCTGCtgccccccagctctgcaggagggCAAAGCTCCCAAAGACAATTCCTTTTCCTGTCaggactttggtttttttgggagggaAGTGGCCTTGGGGGTGCAGGAAAGATGTAACAATCTGGGACATGCATTTTAAGGAAACCaggctgctcacagctaaaaGTAGCTGCAATTTCCCCTCTCTACTTTATTGCCACGAGGGCACAAGTGATTATTCCcgattttgttgttgtgttttggcTGCATCCGAAGGCTGGAGCGAGTGGAAGCCCTGAGAGATCCTCCCACGTCCCCTGAGCCCAGCTTGGCTGACACAAACTTCCCTAAAGATGTGACAGCTCCATTGCTCAAGCCAACACCCCGGCCCTCCTGCCCTTGCTGGGTTTCTGACATTTTAAGTTAATAACTCAGTGATAACCAaggccaggcacagcctgctgagGGATGGAGAGGCTCTGGAAGCAGGAATCAGGAATCAGGATgcctcctgtgctgctcagggagtGGGCACAGCACGAGAGCCACACGGGAGCAGCAGAACACGCCCGGGCAGTGCAAGGACTAAAGGAAATGAGGCAAGGGCAGGGgaggaagagcagctgctggtggcacaCACAGAGTGCCAGGTGAACACCAAGAGGATTTGTCCTGCTCCCCAGTGGCTCCAGCCCTCCCACTTGGCATCAAACCCCACCAGTTTGCTTTGCTGAATGACAAGCTGGGAGCTgaaagggatctgggaacaAATCTGTGCTGGGGCACACAGAGGGAGCCCCTCCTCTGCCGCAGGGGGCAGGCAGAGCCTCAGCATCAGCCAAGCCACCTCTGGAAAGGACgagggaaaagcagcaacaaCCCAAATTTAATCTGTCCCACGAGGactgcaggaaggagctgcaCTGTTGCCTTCCTCATGTCCCAGCTAaggggggcagcagcagctcctgtgggagcctggcaggagcagaggcagatTAGGGCAGCACCATTAACAGATCCCGATCCCATTAACTGGCTGTGAATCCATACGAGGatcctctggctgcaggaggggcagcaAGGGCTCGAAGATGTGCAAAAAGGGAGGGGATGTGGCTGGTACTCTGCTCCAGTTCATGGCAAAGCTTCCCTGGAACATCAGTCCTGCACTTCTGCTCGGGGTAAAGTTGAAGATGGGGGAGAACTAAACCCAGGGCAAGCAGCAGATCAGCTCAACTCCCAGGGAACTGGGGATGATTTTCCCTCGGCAGGTGCCAGCTGGGATGtttgccaggcagcagcagcacattcacTGTCCTGCAGGAGCTACCAGTGGACAGGGGCACACACAGCGTGGGGTTACTCCGTGTTTCACTCTCCCTTTGCTCTCTAAATCCCGatcctcttctccctccctaATCCCTGACACGTTTGTTCCAGGCATCCATCCGTACCTACAATTTTTCACCATGCCAAAGGATTTGGGTTAatgcaaataaaaggaaactgTTTTATTCCACCTACAAATCTTATTTGGCTCCCAGCTACAGGACTGTGAGGTGAAATCCAGCCCCGGAGGAAGCCAGAGAACAAAAACCtctgtgccaagtgctctctgCAGGAtggatttgctgctgctgctgctgagagatgCTTGATTCTCTGGCTTGGATATTCTGCTTAGAGAAAGTGCTGTGGGGGTTCAGGCTggcagaggagagctgggatggagctgtgtccctgggcacagggatgggcacaCTGGGGTGGCAGTGTCCAGGAGGGCGTGGGAAACGCGGCAGGGACGGAGTGTCCGAGGACAAGGAGCTGCATCCTGGTGGGGGCCAAGGGAGAAGGGACCCAGGGAagggctcagagctgcagctgcacagaatgGGCAGCGTGGGTGGGGGCTTCTCCACAAACAGTAAATTCatcaaaagcaaacaagaaaaaatacgAGTTTTGAGGGACAGAAAGAATTCATGGCTTAGGGTCAaattcagcaaatatttttagccAGAAGAGGGAGGGTTCGAAAccaccatttttaaaatgagatttttgttCTGCAATTCTCCAGATGAGAAGTTGTCAGTTCCTTCCCCAGCAAGGAGGTCTTGGCCtccaagagcagcacagccacatcGGAAGGGTTGGGCAACTCAACCCAAAATCTGCCAGGTTGGTCAGGATCACTTTGCTTCACTGAAACCTCCCAACATCGCTGTTCCAGTTTCACTGAAACAATTTTCCCCATGGGATTTTTCAGTTCAGCCACAGTGCTGAAAAATCCATTATTAGCCTGGCTGTAATGCAAAGTTCTGCTGTGCACCCCAGCCCACAGGCCTGCCCAGCCTCTCAAACAGCTCTGAAAGGGTATGAAATAATGTGGCACAGCCAGTCCTTAATGTCCCTGCTGAGCTTTCCTCAGGGAGCTGATGGAGCACTGGATGTGACAGGGACACTCATCTGCTCTGCAACAACCTCGTTATTTCTTGTAATTgctggacagggctgggcacaAATCATTTTCTTAAACATCTAATACTCCATGGTTTGGTATCAGCCTCTGCATTGGCCTCCAGAATAAGTGTTTAAATGAGGAAAGCTTTTCCTACAGTCTCCATTCCTAGAAACTGATGACCTGCTTCCAGAAACGGCACGTGCTCCTGCCCAGAGAGGGTGGTGGGAGAagtttctctcctttccctgccagcagcactgtggaGCACCCCAGGAATAATGATGCTGATGAGAAAACTCTCCCCAAGCCTTGCTGGGAAAACCCCGGTGCAGCAGAGAAGTGTTTTACCCGTGTACATTTATAATCTCCTCTACCCCCTCTTCATCTTGGCTGTACAActaaaaaaagcctttcagtGTCAGTCCCTAAACCTCCTGTCACCGGGGCAGTGGCCTGTCCATTGTCCTGCTCTCCTCACAGGGGCAACCCCCCTCCTTTGAAAGGAGTTTTTTACTTGCTGGTCCCTTCTTGAGAGCAGTGGAATGGGCCTCAATGCCAAGATGGAGTTTAATCCAAATTTCGCACTTCAGCCGGCCTAGGATGGGACTCCTTGGTCTCCATTTGTGTCCAGCTTGAAAGCACTCATAGGAATAAAGACGTTTGTGCAAATGGAATAAAAGCTTTGGCGTGAGATGGGGTGAGGAAAGCGACGCTGGGAAAGAATCCCAAAGCAAGGCAAAACTGCCCTGGGATGAACTGCCCTGACAGAGTGTCGAGCAAACCTGCTCAAGACCAGGATTGGGCaaaaaaagaatggagaaaATACTGGCTGTTTTGTCAGTTGGCAAAGCCACTTCCCTTCTGCAAGCACAGGAACGATCCCTCGGAGCATTTCTGATCCTCTGCTTCCCCCCAgatctcagcagagcagaaaccCCTCACAACAGtttcctcagctgcagaaaGTGTTTGTGGTACAGAAATAGAGTTATTGCCTGACAGCTTGTGGCCAGGGGTGTGATTAAACTGAAACTTATAAATGACCTGCTTCtgtagctgctgctgtgccGCTTCCCCATCCCGAGAAAGCCGCAAGTGAAAGGATGGAAGAGGCACCAAAGCATTTTCCAGAGCCAGGGTGGCTCTGTGAGCCCGGCTGGGTGGCTGGGAGGGTCAGAAACAAGGTCAGGGATGCTGGAAACCACCTATCCCTGCCCCTATCCCTGCCCATGCCCCTGTTCCTGCCCCGCTCTGCTGCAGGTCTGCTCCCGCTTGCGCGACGTCCCCCGGAATTTCCACGCGCCGAGCTCCGGTGACACACAGCCACGCTTTTCCACCTCTGCCCCATGACTAACTCATATTTGCTCAACCTATGGGAGGCCTCCGATGCAAGGTGCCAGAACAGagtgaaagggttttttttttttaagtcattttAGGGTGACTTCATTGCTCGTGCAATGAAGGGAGATGCCGGGGACGAGCAGAACCCAGGAAAGCTGCGGCTTTCCGGAGTTCAGCTGAGGTCCCTGCGTCGCATCTGCCCTGCTTCcccacagcctctgctcctgGCCAGTCCCTGGAGCTGTCCCAGACTCCCGAGGGGGCTCCATCAGTGTCTTATTCTCAGGGAAGGACAACTGAGATACAGAGGAGACTGAGATGAACAAACTCAGGTCGTTCATAATGCAAAGCCGGGGTTTGGTGCACTCCAGCTTAAGGAAGCTGCTGCACCAGCTCATTAGTGATGAGCCTGTATCTTACACCCATACAGTGTTCCCCTTTTTAATTCAACTCCCACGAATTAGAAGGAAATCAATTCATGTCTTGGATGCTGCACTTGGATGAGACTCTGAGCTGTACATCTCTAAAATCTGACGTGTGAAGTTTTCCTgcttccctcttctccttttgCAGGAGGAATTAGGAAAGAGTGGCTGCTCCTGTATTTAACTACCTGGGAGATGCCTGGACACCACAATAAAGGGGCTGTATAAATACCTACACAGATGAGCCACAACCATCCCAAACACAGCATTACATCACGGCACGGCCCCCCCCGAGAAGCCACTGACCCTCCCAAGGCAAACATCCTCAAGAAAGTGCAAGAGGTGGGATACTGACCCCAGTCCTGCAGGGAGTGAATGCAAAACCTCTGTTATTTCCATCACCTGTGAGCAGCAAAACTTTTGGGGCAGCGCAAGAGATTAGAAGAAGTTCCTGCACGCTAAGAGCAGGAAGATCAGAGCCCGGGCTGTCAGGGAACGTGGCTGCTCATTCCCACTCCAATCTCTTACCTCAGTGGGATCTTAATAGCCAGGTACCTGTCGATGGCCACCGCCAGCAAGCTGAAAATGGAGCTTTGTGTCAGCACCAGCACGAAGCAGGCGAAGAAGAGGCAGCTGTGAAAATCCACCTGGAACCCGATGCTGATGGTGATGGCGAAAGGAATGGCCAACAACCCCACGGCGATATCCGCCACGGCCAGCGACACCAGGAAATAGTTGGTGGCGTTCTTCAAGGTGCTGTTGAtggccacagcccagcagaCCAGCACGTTGCCAGCGATGGAGAGCACGGCGATGATGAGCTCCAGCACGATGTAGGTGGTTTTCATAGTGTCCATGGCGAGAGCCCAGCGCCAGCAGCAGGCGCTGCTCATGGGAAGAagggactttccaccgggcgcCCTCCCGCAGGTACCAACACGCCACGGGTCAGCCGAACGCCCATGTCCGGGCTCCCCGCGGCCCTGGGGGGCCGGAGGGGCGCGGCGAGCCCCGGGTCGCGGCCCCCCGCTGCCCGcaccgcccggccccggcccggcatCCGCGGGTCCCGCTcagcgc is a genomic window of Corvus hawaiiensis isolate bCorHaw1 chromosome 20, bCorHaw1.pri.cur, whole genome shotgun sequence containing:
- the ADORA2B gene encoding adenosine receptor A2b gives rise to the protein MSSACCWRWALAMDTMKTTYIVLELIIAVLSIAGNVLVCWAVAINSTLKNATNYFLVSLAVADIAVGLLAIPFAITISIGFQVDFHSCLFFACFVLVLTQSSIFSLLAVAIDRYLAIKIPLRYNSLVTGKRARGLIAVLWLLSFAIGLTPLMGWNKAMSGCPNGTNETGTEPGTEHDGCFISCLFENVVTMSYMVYFNFFGCVLLPLVIMLGIYIKIFMVACKQLHQIELMGNSRTTLQKEVHAAKSLAIIVGLFAFCWLPLHILNCITHFHEDFSRSKPEWVMYMAIILSHANSVINPIIYAYRIRDFRYTFRKILSKILCKADDFPKCPSDNNQHLTAINISSPAASVTV